From the Daucus carota subsp. sativus chromosome 8, DH1 v3.0, whole genome shotgun sequence genome, one window contains:
- the LOC108198635 gene encoding delta(12)-fatty-acid desaturase FAD2-like: MGAGGRMSAPSSVKKTETEALRRAPHEKPPFTIGDLKKAIPAHCFEKSLVTSFRYLIQDLLMAYALYYVATNYIDQYLPYPINYLGWAAYIAVQGCVLTGAWVVGHECDHDAFSNYNWINDLVGLVVHSSLLVPYFSWKISHRRHHANTQSLENDEVYVPRFKSNIRNYYKILNNPPGRVLVWLITLLIGFPIYLMFNVSGHKYERWTSHYDPHSPLYTERERKQIIVSDLAILAVIYGLYNLVLAKGFVWVFCVYGGPLLVVNGWFTLITILNHTHPSVPYYDSTEWDWLRGALCTVDRDYGILNKVFHNVCNAHVCHHIFSMIPHYHGLEATEAMKPVLGDYYQYDGTPILKAMYREMKECIYVEKDEGETKGVYWYKKDI, encoded by the coding sequence ATGGGTGCAGGTGGGCGTATGTCTGCTCCCTCTAGTGTCAAAAAAACTGAAACAGAGGCACTTCGACGTGCTCCTCATGAGAAACCTCCTTTCACCATTGGTGACCTCAAGAAAGCCATTCCTGCCCATTGCTTTGAAAAATCTTTAGTCACTTCTTTTCGATATCTCATTCAGGATCTTCTGATGGCCTATGCCCTCTACTATGTCGCTACTAATTACATCGACCAATATCTTCCTTATCCAATCAACTACTTGGGTTGGGCAGCTTATATTGCTGTTCAAGGCTGTGTGTTAACAGGGGCCTGGGTTGTGGGTCATGAATGTGATCATGATGCATTCAGCAATTATAATTGGATTAATGATCTCGTTGGCCTTGTTGTCCATTCTTCTCTCTTGGTGCCATACTTCTCTTGGAAAATTAGTCACCGTCGTCACCATGCCAATACTCAATCCCTTGAAAATGATGAGGTGTATGTCCCTAGATTCAAGTCCAACATCCGGAACTACTACAAAATTCTCAACAATCCACCAGGCCGTGTCCTCGTCTGGCTTATCACACTCCTCATAGGCTTCCCAATATACTTGATGTTCAATGTTTCGGGACACAAGTATGAGAGGTGGACTTCACACTATGATCCCCATAGCCCTCTTTACACAGAACGTGAGCGCAAGCAGATCATTGTGTCTGATCTTGCCATTCTTGCTGTTATCTATGGGCTGTACAATCTAGTATTAGCCAAAGGATTTGTCTGGGTTTTCTGTGTTTATGGAGGTCCGTTGCTCGTTGTCAACGGATGGTTCACATTGATCACCATCCTCAACCACACTCATCCCTCTGTGCCTTACTATGATTCAACCGAATGGGATTGGTTGAGGGGAGCTCTCTGCACTGTGGACAGAGATTATGGAATTTTGAACAAGGTATTCCACAATGTGTGCAATGCTCATGTGTGTCACCACATATTCTCCATGATCCCACATTACCACGGACTCGAAGCCACAGAGGCCATGAAGCCTGTATTGGGTGATTATTATCAGTATGATGGAACTCCGATTCTCAAGGCAATGTACAGAGAAATGAAGGAATGCATTTACGTGGAGAAAGATGAAGGCGAGACCAAAGGAGTCTACTGGTACAAAAAGGATATTTAG